From the genome of Mus caroli unplaced genomic scaffold, CAROLI_EIJ_v1.1 scaffold_15685_1, whole genome shotgun sequence:
CTTTACGTATTCATCTTTATACCTCTAGCaatctctctcactccctctccctctccctctccctctccctctccctctcNNNNNNNNNNNNNNNNNNNNNNNNNNNNNNNNNNNNNNNNNNNNNNNNNNNNNNNNNNNNNNNNNNNNNNNNNNNtctctctctctctctctctctctctctctctctctctctctctctctctctcccatgggaCCTTGGCATAGATTTTGCAACCTACTTCCCAATCCTAAATCATATAATGCTCATATGAAGAACCtagaatttttagaaaattggCTCTAAAGCAAAAGTGCTTTGAATTAAGTAACAGTTCATTCACTAGGCACATAGCAAAGCTATCTCAATTCTGTGCAATGTAAATAACTGTGGACAAATGTCATGGGAAATTTGTAATCACAAAGAAATGGTGATCATAAGGTGGCAACATAGTGAACAAATGGATAGTAATTGATAATTGCCAACACTTTGTGAACCATGTTACCTTTCACATAGATCACATAGAGACATCACttaaaacagaaattatttaCATATTGGTTAGTAATTAATCACTTTTTCTCCATTCTGTTTTCTTGCAGTTATGATGAGATGATAAAATATGACGTTCCATCCATCATTAAGTTCATTCTGGAGAAAACAGGACAAAAGCAGATTTACTATACTGGCCATTCTCAAGGAACCCTAATCGGTATGCAAGAAAGAACAATGTTGAAGTTGTATGCTGaagaacaaatatatacatataatttacaCCACTTTGTAAAACACAGAGAAGCTCTGACAGATGATAACAACTGTAGCctgctttaaaatgtaaaatgttgaAATCACAGTATCTattgcataaaatatttaaattaagtaaTAATGTGAAGTATTCCTAGGGTTCTCTATACCTAGAAGTTATGAGACTAATAattgtgtggtgtggtgtgtgtgtgtgtgtgtgtgtgtgtgtgtgtgcactcgcatGAGTGTTCTTTCTCAAATGGCATTATACATATTGAAAACTGGAGTgtccattttcttagaaaatgctCTATGAATCTGTCTCCACTGTCTCATTCAGCTCTCACACAGATTGATATTGTATGGGTTTgtacaaagaatatattttcaaaggaCAAATGTGACTAAGGACATATCGTCAAGGAAGATATTTCTAACTAATGTATCCATTTGTCCAGTTTATAATGTGACAGACAGAATGATtgtagatagataagtagattgGTATATAGGTGTTCACCTTCACGAGTGGGCTGGAGATGCTACAGGGAGGACATGTGAAGGTAGATCATTAAAAATCTAGAGATAGTTAAAATCAATGTGTGATGCTTTGCATAGGTTTCGCTTCCAATAATcagagaatattttattatttaagagtGCTGAGTGGATCCTTAATTACGGTCAGTCCCAAATAGGTGAGCCAGCAGTCAAAAAACTCTAAGTCCATCTGTAAGTctttaataaatgtaaatgagctTCCATTGGTGAGAATACAACACAAACTAAACTAAGTATAACAGCCCAGAAAGGAAAAGGCCAAAGTAACAGAATCCCAGAAATTACTAGAGAGATCTCTCAAAGAGCTGAGTATTTTCCCTCTTCCAGACTGTTTTTCTTCCCCTAATGGTAAGTCATAAACAGCATCATTCACAGTAAGGGGTAGAGGGAGATGCAAATTGAAGAGATGAGTAAATTAAGAGAAATCTTCAGGAAACCAGTGTAAATGTCTGCGAAAAGCAAACATAATCCCTGTGGAAAAAAACATATCTATGCAGAAAATATTAAGGAGGGGGAAGAGCAACTACATAATACATGTTTATATTCATATGTATTACTTCTTTCAGCTCTGGGGGCATTTGCAACAAATCAAGAACTGGCTGAAAAGATTAAACTCAGCATTTTAATAGCTCCAGTACATACTGTTAAATATGTCAAAGGTTCTGGGCGTCTTCCAGCTTATTTCACTCCAACGGCTTTCAAGGTTTGTGATGAAGTCAAAGTGGTGGTAAACTTACACTTTTCCAAACAAGTTTGCTAAGGAAGAGATCTACCAGTACAGTCTGCGGCTCATTCACCCACACCTCCTCCTTTGATGGCCGCAGAAAGTCTCACCTCAAAGTTTGGCAGCCTGCACTTTGTTCAATGCACTTTCCTTAGGAtggatgtatttttcttttatctatatatttttaatatttattcttcttcatattaatttatattttatttttgacaattttatacattaGAACTATATCGACATCATTCCCATTCCTTCCTATTCTCTTCCTCTGTGCCCCTTCCCTTGGAAATTCATGACTGTCTCTTTGAGTATCACCATtacacatacatggacatacTAAGTTCATTCAGTGTTGCttctatgtatgtacataattTTAGGGATGATCATTTTGTACCAGATAATGTTTTGGAATATTTCctaatgtagttttttttttaaacctagttTTCGAGTTTTCTATAACTGTCTTCAAACAGAGGCAAActacttattcatttttaaattggtaaAGATATAATTTGTCAAAAATCCATAGCCCTATTGTATTTGTGTCACTGGCTTTATTACCACAAAGTATTCCCATATTATTCTACTAGTAAATATAGAGTGCCAGAATATAAGGTTCCAGAAATCTAATTTTGCACTCTAGGCTACTTACAGTCTAATCATTGATAAATATTTGATTACTGTGCTGCTTAGACACAGTCTTATCTCAAACCTTCAGTACTCATGAATCTTTCTAGTTCCATTCCCTCGCCTTGAGTTTGTCTTCTCAACTACATGTGCAGTTCACAGAGAGCTGAAACATAGAGAAGACTCTATAAAGATCTTTGAATTTTACTTCCTTCTCCTGGGATGGAAACTTCAGCTGCCTTGGACTTTTCGAAATctcctttgtttaaaaaattaaaaagctggGAATTATCTTTGGGTAACAGCTGTGCAACATTAACACTCAGCTAGTTAGAGTCATATTTTTTCATGTTACACTCTCTCACAGCCTAATATGTGCTCTTTGAGAACTCCtgttttgtatgtattttgtgtgtgtgtttcaatatcTGACATCATTTCTACATGAAGCTGCCGATGTCTCCTTCCCCCCAGCATCTCGAATCACCAGTGTGTCTACTAAGGCTGTTGATCTTAGTCATTTCACCTAGATGGAATCATGTGCTTTGGGGTCCCCTGTCTTGGCTATCTCAGTTGGTGTAAATATTGTTAGTTCATCTATGGTGTAGCATTACAGGGGCCTCTTCTGTGAAAGAATTGTAACCTCTTGTGTAAATGTAAGACATTCAGTTAATCTGTATACCACCACTGACAGAGTTTTCAGTGTTTGTTCTGGTTTGCTCATTTGCAAGTTTTTTCTGTGGACAAGTTTTCATTTTATGCTAAGCATACTTCAAAATATAGTCATTTCTATACAGAGTTTACTTTAATAGGTCCACCAGGCATTAACCCTGAGTAAGCCCTCcacaataaagaaacagaaaaattgtTGCCACCCCATGATGTTCAGGATTCTCAGAATTTTTCATTCAATTTCAAcggattaaaaataaatctagcaCACTTCATCCAAGCATGTAGTGAATAATGATCCAAGCCAATCCATCTTTCAGCAGCACACAGTAGTTTAGTCTTATGTCTCACTTCCTATAAACATCATGCTTCTATCAGACAAAATACTTTCTCACTCTTCACGTTTAtcaatttcagattttttttggtGAAAAAGAATTCTTCCCTACCGAAGTTTTCAGTAGGCTGTCTCCACATGTGTGCGATATTACATTGGTTGATGCTGGATGCGCTACTGTACTGGGCTCACTGACTGGATATTCTCCAGAGCAATTAAATACGGTAGGcgttgttttctttcaaattcatcgtgtgtgtgtatatgtgtgtgtgtgtgtgtgtgtgtgttgctaagataaaaactgtatctggtaaattaattttaattcattttgtttgtttgtttttgtttttcatttaagaCATTTAGTCTGGTACTTACGAAAATCAAGGTTTGCTTTGCACACTTGCTTTCCAAGTTCTCACCATGAGAGCACAGATCTGTTGTCCACCAGTTATGAGTAAAGAGCTGAGTATCAGGATGGATgactttcatcttttcttctacTCGGTTCAGTGAATGCATCTGCTGTCATTCATCAAGTAACTGACCCCCATCTCAGCACTTGTCCTCTAAAATTAAGGATAGGTCCATGTAGTCTACCACATACAATATGGATTCTATTAACAAAAAATTCTTTAATACATGAGAAGTAAATGATTAGATTTTCTAACATCTAAGCTTTTCGAAATCTTCTACCTTCATAGCAAATCACATCCTTTGAATAACATAAcagcaaaacatacaaaatatgtatgtactgttaaaaaaatattagagTCAACTCTTGTGAGAAGCTCACACTATACTTTTGGTGTGAGTACTATTTCTACTTAACAAAACTCAGTGGTGAGCCCTGAAATCATAAACATGCAAGTAATATTATATGCTTGTGaaggttgtatttacatattagGAATgtgtaacaattttaaaaaatactttatagtTCAAAATTTTAGAGAATGTAAAGGAGTATAAGTGGTAACATTGGAGAGCAGAGAAAgtaaaaatgatgtaattgtatttgtatctcaaaaaaattaaaaatgaaaacctttcTTATTGTAACAATAATATGTAGATTCCTTATTGCAGTCAAAATCAAGACTTTCATTATAAACTGGGCATAAATAGcttttatcttttactttgtgtgtgtgagtgttttactTGTATTCATGTTTGTTCACATTCTGATGCACATAGGGGTCGTAGAATGCCCATGAACTGGAGCTTTCGGTGTCTGTGAGCCTCCATAAAAGTGCTCAGAATTGAATGTGGGTCCTTTGCAAAAACCACTGTTCTTTTTATATGGAAGTAATACAGCCTCACTCTTTTGAAAGAAATTGTTTCTGTGGAAGGAAATTAAATGCTGACAAATGTACGTTGTATCTTATTTTCTCCTAGAGCCGTATTGATGTGTACATAACACACAGTCTAGCAGAATCATCAGTTCAAATTCTTATACATTATGGTCAGGTAAAAAtatgtctcttttcttccttttaattttgagacTCTCCTCCTTTGTAAGTTTCAAAAAATCTTTCTCCAGTTGTCTTTGTGATAAGGGTATTCAATTCCCAAGTGTTAGTTTACAGGGACTTACTGGTGCATAAAacctttgtaaaataaataaataaataaaatgtcaaaaaagCAGAATGgtcattttatcctaaaagagaATGACTTTCTATTCCAATCAGCAAATCTATGTACATGCATTAGATATCCAAGTAGCATCAACTTTACTAAATAATTTTCCAGAACTGATTGTAGATGAAAATCTAAGTACCCTTGAGGTCTATGAGTAAATTGTGATAACTTGTATACCTACATATTCTCCTATGTGTCAACCAAAAAATTGTGGATAGAACCAGGTGATTCTACTCATGTTATTTGACAAGAGGTAAACTGCTACCTAAACAGGGAGCAAGTCATCTTAGAAggttttatgtttctttgttttgttttgttttgttttgttttgtttttcaattttgttcaAAGATCTATCACATAATTCTATACATTGCATGTTATGTGTCTTAATGgtatgaaaatttttattatccCATTATCAATAAATTAGAATGCTTTACATCCTGAGATATTTTGCTTTAAATTACTTTGTTGACAAAATTCTATTCTGGATACTGCAACTCCCTTAACAATGGTTTCTGTTATTTACTCCTGATCATTATATTCGCTTAAGTTTTTCTAATTTTAGATATAAATAATATTCAGCATAACACTACCTTAACATTTTCTGAAAACTCTTGTATTGTGTAAAATTAAAGAACAATTATGTAAATGAAACTATATATGAAGGGTACAAATTTtactacataaaatattaatCCAAGGAGCAACTAAATTACTCTGAAGTATAGTTTGAATTCATTTGAATTAGAGAGTAGTAAAGTAACTTTTACAAGTACTAATGTGAgattatacattttattcttcttctaCACATTGATTTAAATTCTTATAGTTAAACACATTAGATAATTAAACAATTATAAGATGAGATTGGCTACATACTACTAAAACTAAATATAGCATAAAATGATACATCACTACATTATTAACTAAACTTTTATCATTCATGAATGATATTTTTCAGCTTCTTATCGACTTTTCTTGCTGTCACATACATATTAATTGATACGGTTTAAGTATTATTAAAATggttgtaaaatatattttgtttgaggtgttataaaaataaaaatattttcaaggtcCTTCTTATACTTACTCATAAAATGTGTAAGTCTCTAGGACTTAAATTTGGTAGCCATTGATTAATCATTACACTACTATCATTAAGATAGAAAATGTACTGGATTTATCTGGGCCAATGTGTCATTACTGTAAAACGAGACAACAGAACTCAATAAATGTTGATTCTATCATAAGTTTTTGTAATTAATGGTATGTTTCCTCTGTATTTTAGGCAATTAGAAGTGGTGTATTTCAGGCTTATGATTGGGGAAGTCCATCTCTGAATATGCAACACTACAATCAGGTAAGTCTCTTCTCCCAGATTTAATGATATGGCCCTTACAAAAGGTATATGGTCTAAGAAATCTAAACCTTGATTTTAAATAAGTCTTtggaatatttcatttttctttggaaGAGGGACTACACAGAACTTTGAGAGGAATCAAAATGTATAGCATTATTTTGTGTATAGTGATACTGTTACAATATTCTGCCTAACACATCATGTGGATCTCACAAAATTATGTGGGATTTATCAGACACTTATTGATAGAGTCATTTCACATGTATAGATCTAGATTCAGAGAACTTGGGACTTGTATGATATCAAGTTTGGATGACAGATCACTATAATAGGGGGATGGATCATAGCAATAACCTCAGGATTCAGGATACTGAGAGGGGAGGATTCTGGCAAGAAAGCAGCATAGACTACATAGACAGTAGCTGTGACAAAACTAAAGtaagcaaatatatataaataagattGCTTTTTACCTGAGAAACGCTGAGATCAATGATTACTATGGATATAATAAGTGTGTCATTCTCATTCTGTCACAGATGAGAATGAGCCAtaaaatgtttgttatttttgttaatgttttgttGAATTTGTTAAGTTTTTTATTAACACATTGCTCTTTGTCATTTTTCCGTCAGACTACTCCTCCTGTATACAATGTGGAAGACATGAAGGTTCCAACTGCCATGTTTAGTGGTTTAAAAGA
Proteins encoded in this window:
- the LOC110287944 gene encoding tear acid lipase-like protein; translation: MLWLLRTMCLIHVLGKIFCLIGQNKNPESNMNVSQIIKHWEYPSEEYEVVTDDGYILPLNRIPHGKNNANSSAPKMVVLCLPGLFSTAGVWVSNPPDNSLAFILADAGYDVWLGNNRGSTWAKKHVTLNPDSKEFWAFSYDEMIKYDVPSIIKFILEKTGQKQIYYTGHSQGTLIALGAFATNQELAEKIKLSILIAPVHTVKYVKGSGRLPAYFTPTAFKIFFGEKEFFPTEVFSRLSPHVCDITLVDAGCATVLGSLTGYSPEQLNTSRIDVYITHSLAESSVQILIHYGQAIRSGVFQAYDWGSPSLNMQHYNQTTPPVYNVEDMKVPTAMFSGLKDFLSDPEDVANLVPKISNLTYHKIISDFSHLDFITGLNARKEVSEEILTLLRKYDGDI